The window CTTTATATGGTTAGCCAAATAATTAAACTGTCCTTATAAAACTTTCCACAATTTATAGGGGCAATCGCAAAAAGTGGAAAAATTATATTTTAAGGAAAATTTTATGACAAGCAAAAAAAGACCTGCTTACAATAGCAGAAAAGAACATGTACATCCGTTTGAGGCTTATGTTCTGGAAAATACGAATACCCTAATACTGGGTACTTTCCCCGGAAAGAAGTTCACAGATCCTAATAAAGAGAATGACAAAGAAGATTGGTATTATGGAACAGATCGTAACGAATTTTGGGCATTAATAGAATATGCTTTAGGCTGTAAACGAAATTCATTGCAAACAAAAGACGAAAAACAAAAGTTTCTAACAGAACACAAAATAGGCATAACAGATATTATCAAAAAAGCAAGACGCAGGCAAAATAATAATTTAGATATAAATCTTAATGTTATAGAAATTACTAATCTAGATTTCATTATTGATAAATGCAAAGACATTCATATGATAATTTTGACTTCCAAAGACATGTATACAAGATTTTTTATACCATACTATGTAAAAAAATATAATGCTATTTTTAAAGAAGACAAGAATAAGGAACCGGAAACTCATGAAGAGAAAGGTAAAAAAATAAATATCTATTATTATACTTTTAAAGGAAGACCAATTCGTGTTGTCCCATTGCACAGTCCCGCAAGAAAAAATGTATCAATCAAGATAAAAAAAGCACTATATAAATATATACTAAAAAATAATAAGTAATCTTACCCCACTGAAAATCGTACACGGATGTACATTAATAGCGGACATGGATGTCCGTGGTTCCAACTTCAAGAGTTTGCGCTTGCCACAAACTCTAAGCTGAAAATCGGACACGGATGTCCGATTTTCAGCGAACTACTTGAATTTTTACCGATTTTCTTTTATACTTCCCTGATTGTAAATTAGGAGCCGATATGGGTAAGGTAATTATGGGGGCAGAAGCTCTTGACGGGTATTTAACTGAAGACGATCTAAGGCATCTTAACGAAATGAATGCTCTTTATCAGGAAGCTATTGAAAATTTTGCTGTTTTAGAAAAGGAAAACGGCGAAAAAAAGAAAAAGGCCAAAGATGAGGTTATAAGACTTTATACCGAGATGGGACATCTTATGCAAAATATATGCAAAGATATACCTCAACTTAAAGTTTTCTCTTTTGATACTGAACATGAAAATCATGCCGAGGCTTCAAGGGTTATTGCAAAACTCCGCTCCATAAAAACCGAACACAGCGAATTCTTATACTATACCCAGCGTTCTTTTGAAATGCTTTTTAAACTTGCTTATAAGGGGCACCAAAAAGACAAGAAAAACTATCTTGTAGTAAAAACTCCTG of the Treponema denticola ATCC 35405 genome contains:
- a CDS encoding uracil-DNA glycosylase family protein, with amino-acid sequence MTSKKRPAYNSRKEHVHPFEAYVLENTNTLILGTFPGKKFTDPNKENDKEDWYYGTDRNEFWALIEYALGCKRNSLQTKDEKQKFLTEHKIGITDIIKKARRRQNNNLDINLNVIEITNLDFIIDKCKDIHMIILTSKDMYTRFFIPYYVKKYNAIFKEDKNKEPETHEEKGKKINIYYYTFKGRPIRVVPLHSPARKNVSIKIKKALYKYILKNNK